A part of Lampris incognitus isolate fLamInc1 chromosome 21, fLamInc1.hap2, whole genome shotgun sequence genomic DNA contains:
- the LOC130131673 gene encoding uncharacterized protein LOC130131673, whose translation MSGTRSPLLCVFCVVMAAGAQEPLYKKVSDSVTLTTGSSSVTDILSIVWYQGDNLAMDWDGSTSVDAYRQFKVRGSLNLSTGAMTIKDSQVHDNGMYKVQINGQVVNHIHLKVIFPVPKPTVKPDPRCDSKNDNCELRCHGNTLGVEQVHCSWQGDGLPYSNTTCEHTITKERDSKVKEIKCKMTNPVSEELSEPFPNPFYVNKVIVGLVVFIVLCALPVMLVFFHRCKTGTWFFASAFMPWQAGFWRKQKEGARITVEANTEDPSPMEAADSNGPSAAAEKRAEGNK comes from the exons ATGTCTGGGACCAGGTCTCCTCTGCTGTGCGTCTTCTGCGTGGTCATGGCGGCCGGTGCGC AAGAACCACTCTACAAGAAAGTGTCAGACAGTGTTACCCTGACTACAGGCTCATCGTCTGTGACTGACATCCTTTCAATAGTATGGTACCAAGGTGACAACTTGGCCATGGACTGGGATGGGAGTACTTCTGTTGATGCCTATCGTCAGTTCAAAG TTCGTGGTAGCCTGAACCTTTCAACTGGAGCTATGACGATTAAAGACTCGCAGGTCCACGACAATGGCATGTACAAAGTACAGATCAACGGCCAAGTGGTAAACCACATTCATCTAAAAGTCATCT TTCCTGTCCCGAAACCCACGGTTAAGCCTGACCCAAGGTGTGATTCCAAGAACGACAACTGTGAGCTACGTTGCCATGGAAACACTCTTGGGGTTGAACAAGTCCACTGTAGTTGGCAGGGAGACGGCCTTCCTTACAGTAACACAACCTGTGAGCACACTATCACAAAG GAGCGAGACTCCAAAGTTAAAGAGATCAAGTGTAAGATGACGAACCCAGTCAGCGAGGAGCTTAGTGAGCCTTTCCCCAACCCTTTCTACGTCA ATAAGGTCATTGTGGGGCTGGTAGTCTTCATCGTACTGTGTGCACTACCGGTCATGTTGGTCTTCTTTCACCGATGCAAAACAG GAACGTGGTTCTTCGCATCAG CATTCATGCCATGGCAAGCAG GCTTCTGGAGGAAGCAGAAGGAGGGAG CTAGAATAACTGTTGAAGCTAACACAGAGGATCCATCGCCGATGG AGGCGGCTGATTCCAACGGCCCAAGTGCTGCTGCAGAAAAACGAGCAGAGGGTAATAAATAG